The Achromobacter deleyi genome has a window encoding:
- a CDS encoding acyl-CoA dehydrogenase family protein translates to MDFSLPDTVGMIRDTVRTFTQRELIPQEPLIIRREAERGLGDDPLIPPELDKTLQAKAREVGLWGIDVPEEFGGQEFGMLAKCVVIEQLKHSIVPFVPPPDSPNLYLLKALCKGAQIDRYLLPYANGEKKSCIALSEEGAGSDAGNIKMRAERKNGKWVLNGAKMWISNARRADFMIVVAVTDPALKSRGGMTAFLVDKGTPGVTIPTSYPMIGEYHPYQVFFDDVILDDEQVLGEVGNAFVPITNRLGVRRLDIAARCIGLASRCLDMMVEQANSRRTFGALLADRQAIQWWIADSYQEIEMVRLMTYRLAWKIDQGVTDFRRDGSMVKVQATELIQRVVDRAIQLFGGMGLSKELPLEYIARMCRVLRIVEGPSEVHRWVIARDLLRNGVPNS, encoded by the coding sequence ATGGATTTCTCTTTACCTGACACCGTAGGCATGATCCGCGATACGGTACGCACGTTCACGCAGCGCGAGCTGATCCCGCAGGAGCCGCTGATCATTCGCCGGGAGGCCGAGCGCGGACTGGGCGACGATCCGCTCATTCCGCCAGAGCTGGACAAGACCCTGCAGGCCAAGGCGCGCGAAGTCGGCCTTTGGGGCATAGACGTACCCGAGGAGTTCGGGGGCCAGGAATTCGGGATGCTGGCCAAGTGCGTCGTGATCGAGCAGCTGAAGCACTCGATCGTGCCTTTCGTTCCGCCGCCTGACAGCCCCAATCTCTACCTGCTCAAGGCCCTGTGCAAGGGGGCGCAGATAGACCGGTATCTCCTGCCCTACGCCAATGGAGAAAAGAAGAGCTGCATTGCGCTGTCCGAAGAAGGGGCGGGTTCGGACGCAGGCAACATCAAGATGCGCGCGGAACGCAAGAACGGCAAGTGGGTGCTGAACGGCGCCAAGATGTGGATCAGCAACGCCCGCCGCGCCGATTTCATGATCGTGGTGGCAGTGACGGATCCCGCCCTCAAGTCGCGTGGGGGGATGACCGCGTTCCTGGTGGACAAGGGCACTCCCGGAGTCACCATTCCGACGTCGTACCCGATGATAGGCGAGTATCACCCCTATCAGGTCTTCTTCGACGACGTCATTCTGGACGACGAGCAGGTGCTGGGCGAAGTGGGCAATGCCTTTGTGCCCATCACCAACCGCCTGGGCGTACGGCGGCTCGATATTGCGGCCCGGTGCATCGGCTTGGCCAGCCGCTGCCTGGACATGATGGTCGAGCAGGCAAACAGCCGCCGCACCTTTGGCGCGCTCCTGGCGGACCGCCAGGCCATTCAGTGGTGGATTGCCGACAGCTACCAGGAAATCGAAATGGTCAGGCTGATGACCTACCGGCTGGCCTGGAAGATCGATCAGGGCGTGACCGATTTCCGCAGAGACGGTTCGATGGTCAAGGTGCAGGCGACGGAACTGATCCAGCGCGTGGTCGATCGGGCGATTCAGCTCTTCGGCGGCATGGGCCTGTCCAAGGAACTGCCATTGGAGTACATCGCCCGCATGTGCCGCGTATTGCGCATCGTGGAAGGCCCGAGCGAGGTGCATCGCTGGGTCATCGCCCGAGACCTGTTGCGCAACGGTGTTCCGAACTCATAA
- a CDS encoding Zn-ribbon domain-containing OB-fold protein, translated as MSQQNSAYTKPLPSIEEWNRPFWEAARDGMLKLQQCGDCGHIRSPINHVCPRCLSERHEWVRLSGRGTVLSTIVFHQVYHPAFAGDVPYNVSLIQLEEGPRLLSNVVGLPPSEVRVGDAVQAAFDAVTPEVTIPRFRRAG; from the coding sequence ATGAGCCAACAAAACAGCGCCTACACGAAGCCCCTCCCCTCTATCGAGGAATGGAATCGCCCCTTCTGGGAAGCCGCGCGCGACGGCATGCTGAAACTGCAGCAGTGCGGCGATTGCGGCCATATCCGCTCGCCCATCAACCACGTATGCCCCCGATGCCTCTCGGAGCGCCATGAGTGGGTTCGCCTGAGCGGGCGAGGCACCGTGCTCTCGACCATCGTGTTTCATCAGGTGTACCACCCCGCCTTTGCCGGCGACGTGCCCTACAACGTCTCGCTGATCCAGCTGGAGGAAGGGCCGCGGCTGCTCAGCAATGTCGTGGGGCTGCCTCCTTCCGAGGTGCGCGTCGGCGACGCGGTGCAGGCCGCCTTCGACGCGGTCACGCCGGAAGTGACGATTCCGCGGTTTCGCCGCGCCGGTTGA
- a CDS encoding thiolase family protein: protein MSSLSNKVAIVGVGATPQGKLPGSTPVSLATEAFRRALDDAGLQKGQIDGLLTMPGTTSPEGSLNYLRMGETLGIDPRYTGSMTMGGGTGGALIQNAALAIEAGMADYVACVFADTARTGNYRFNRSSGWGDPWGIWGMFGAAANSAIAASRHMALYGTTSRQLGEVAVACRRHASLNPDAVMRDPITIEDHQASRWIVEPFHLLDCCLISDGGVCVILTSAERARDLRQPVVKIAGLGQAYTTQNMEREDWWYVPHQKEALQRAYSMAGVGPKDIDVAQLYDNFSMSVLLWLEHGGFCGTGESGPFVEGGRIQLGGELPVNTAGGNLSESYMEGWLHIVEGVRQMRGACGPRQVEGANTCLVTGRGMTLNCSNAMVLQAG, encoded by the coding sequence ATGAGTTCACTAAGCAATAAGGTTGCCATTGTCGGCGTCGGCGCCACGCCTCAGGGAAAACTGCCGGGATCGACGCCGGTAAGCCTGGCCACCGAGGCGTTTCGCCGGGCGCTGGACGATGCGGGCCTGCAAAAAGGCCAGATCGACGGCTTGTTGACGATGCCGGGCACGACGTCGCCGGAAGGTTCGCTCAACTATCTGCGCATGGGCGAAACGCTGGGCATAGACCCGCGATACACCGGCAGCATGACGATGGGCGGCGGTACCGGCGGCGCGCTGATTCAGAACGCCGCCCTGGCGATCGAGGCAGGCATGGCCGATTACGTGGCCTGCGTCTTCGCCGATACCGCGCGCACGGGAAACTATCGTTTCAACCGTTCCTCCGGCTGGGGAGACCCCTGGGGCATCTGGGGCATGTTCGGCGCGGCCGCCAATAGCGCGATCGCCGCCAGCCGCCACATGGCGCTGTATGGGACGACCAGCCGGCAGCTGGGGGAAGTCGCGGTCGCCTGCCGCCGCCATGCCTCCCTCAATCCAGATGCGGTCATGCGTGACCCGATCACCATCGAGGACCATCAGGCATCGCGCTGGATTGTCGAGCCCTTCCATTTGCTGGATTGCTGCCTGATCAGCGACGGCGGCGTTTGCGTGATCCTGACTTCCGCCGAACGGGCGCGTGACCTGCGCCAACCGGTAGTCAAGATCGCCGGCCTGGGTCAGGCATACACCACGCAGAACATGGAACGAGAAGATTGGTGGTACGTGCCGCATCAGAAGGAGGCGCTGCAGCGCGCCTATTCCATGGCGGGGGTCGGACCAAAGGACATCGATGTCGCCCAGCTCTATGACAACTTCAGCATGAGCGTGCTTCTTTGGCTGGAGCATGGGGGTTTTTGCGGCACGGGCGAAAGCGGCCCGTTCGTCGAGGGCGGCCGTATCCAGCTGGGCGGCGAGTTGCCCGTGAACACGGCGGGCGGCAACCTCTCCGAGTCCTATATGGAAGGCTGGCTGCACATCGTCGAAGGTGTGCGCCAGATGCGGGGCGCATGCGGCCCGCGCCAGGTGGAAGGCGCCAACACGTGCCTGGTGACGGGGCGAGGCATGACGCTGAACTGCTCCAACGCCATGGTCCTGCAAGCCGGCTGA